A single Chanos chanos chromosome 8, fChaCha1.1, whole genome shotgun sequence DNA region contains:
- the kcnj21 gene encoding G protein-activated inward rectifier potassium channel 4 has protein sequence MSSFKGQIGQDVEKQGIKLPKKWNDPNDKIPTDRTMVVSGVAGGGGGDSCDAPGGSLKKRRQRYVEKDGKCNVHHGNVRETYRYLTDIFTTLVDLKWRFNLLVFTLVYTTTWVFFGFIWWLIAYARGDLDHAGDSDWTPCVNNLNGFVSAFLFSIETETTIGYGYRVITDKCPEGIILLLVQAILGSIVNAFMVGCMFVKISQPKKRAETLMFSHKAVISMRDTKLCLMFRVGDLRNSHIVEASIRAKLIRSKQTKEGEFIPLNQTDINVGFDTGDDRLFLVSPLIICHEINESSPFWDISQEQLAREEFEIVVILEGMVEATGMTCQARSSYLDSEVLWGERFTPVLSLEEGFYEVDYDTFHHTYPTPTPTCSAHELAELAKKGEAIPLPPLSPPPNVDHEVKQDRTAEEEEKKEEDEGEEENIINGDVSKMTSGGE, from the exons ATGAGCAGCTTCAAGGGTCAGATAGGACAGGATGTGGAGAAACAGGGCATTAAGTTGCCAAAGAAATGGAACGATCCCAATGACAAG ATACCCACAGACAGGACCATGGTGGTGTCAGGTGTTGCGGGCGGAGGTGGGGGTGATTCCTGCGACGCCCCTGGTGGTTCCTTAAAGAAACGTCGACAGCGCTACGTGGAGAAGGATGGCAAGTGCAACGTTCACCATGGCAATGTGCGCGAGACATACCGCTACCTAACTGACATCTTCACCACGCTGGTAGACCTGAAGTGGCGTTTCAACCTTTTGGTGTTCACACTGGTATACACCACCACCTGGGTTTTCTTCGGTTTCATATGGTGGCTCATTGCTTACGCTCGCGGAGACCTGGACCACGCTGGCGACAGCGACTGGACACCTTGCGTCAACAATCTAAACGGCTTCGTCTCGGCCTTCCTGTTTTCCATTGAGACCGAGACCACCATCGGCTATGGTTACCGAGTCATCACCGATAAGTGCCCGGAGGGAATCATCCTGCTGCTAGTGCAAGCCATCCTTGGCTCCATCGTCAATGCCTTCATGGTTGGTTGCATGTTTGTGAAGATTTCTCAGCCCAAGAAAAGGGCCGAGACCCTCATGTTCTCTCACAAAGCTGTCATCTCGATGAGGGACACCAAGCTGTGTCTGATGTTCCGGGTCGGAGACCTCCGCAATTCGCACATAGTGGAGGCCTCCATCCGGGCCAAGCTTATCCGCTCAAAGCAGACCAAGGAAGGGGAGTTCATCCCTCTGAACCAAACAGACATCAATGTGGGCTTTGACACGGGAGACGACCGACTCTTCCTGGTATCGCCACTCATCATCTGTCATGAAATAAATGAGAGCAGCCCGTTCTGGGACATCTCTCAGGAGCAACTGGCACGAGAGGAGTTTGAGATTGTTGTCATTCTGGAAGGAATGGTGGAGGCTACAG GGATGACGTGCCAAGCCCGTAGCTCTTACCTGGACTCAGAGGTGCTTTGGGGGGAGCGTTTTACCCCTGTGCTCTCCCTGGAGGAAGGATTCTACGAAGTAGACTATGACACCTTCCATCATACCtaccccacacccaccccaaCCTGCTCCGCCCACGAACTAGCCGAACTGGCTAAGAAGGGAGAGGCCATTCCCTTACCTCCCCTCTCCCCACCTCCAAACGTGGATCACGAAGTAAAACAGGACAGAACggctgaggaagaggaaaagaaagaagaggatgaaggagaggaggagaacattATCAATGGGGATGTCAGCAAGATGACGAGTGGAGGCGAATAA
- the fbl gene encoding rRNA 2'-O-methyltransferase fibrillarin encodes MKPGFSPRGGRGGFGGRGRGGFGDRGGRGGFRGGRGGGGGGGFKSPGGDGGFRGRGGGRGTPRGRGGRGAGGRGGFRGGKKVTVEPHRHEGVFICRGKEDALVTKNMVTGESVYGEKRISVEEGETKMEYRAWNPFRSKLAAAILGGIDQIHIKPGAKVMYLGAASGTTVSHVSDIVGPEGLVYAVEFSHRSGRDLLNVAKKRTNIIPIIEDARHPHKYRMLVGMVDVIFADVAQPDQTRIVALNAHNFLKNGGHFVISIKANCIDSTAAPEAVFAAEVKKMSAENMKPQEQLTLEPYERDHAVVVGIYRPPPKQKK; translated from the exons ATGAAACCCG GATTCAGTCCCCGTGGTGGGAGAGGTGGTTTTGGTGGCAGGGGTCGCGGAGGTTTCGGAGATAGGGGTGGAAGAGGAGGATTCCGGGGCggcaggggtggtggtggtg GTGGTGGATTCAAGTCCCCTGGTGGAGACGGCGGATTCCGTGGACGTGGAGGGGGCCGTGGGACTCctagagggagagggggaagaggagcCGGAGGTCGCGGAGGCTTCAGAGGTGGCAAGAAAGTGACAGTGGAGCCACACAGACACGAAG GAGTATTTATTTGTCGCGGTAAGGAGGATGCTTTAGTGACAAAGAACATGGTCACTGGAGAGTCTGTGTATGGGGAGAAAAGGATAAGCGTTGAG gagggagagacaaagatggAGTACAGAGCATGGAACCCCTTTCGGTCGAAGCTGGCAGCAGCCATTTTGGGAGGTATTGATCAAATCCACATCAAGCCCGGGGCAAAAGTCATGTACTTAGGTGCCGCATCTGGAACTACCGTGTCCCACGTATCCGACATTGTCGGACCG GAAGGTTTAGTATATGCTGTGGAGTTTTCCCATAGATCAGGAAGAGATTTGCTTAATGTGGCTAAGAAGAGAACAAACATCATCCCCATCATTGAGGATGCAAGGCATCCACACAAGTACCGTATGCTTGTTG GAATGGTTGACGTTATCTTCGCCGATGTAGCTCAGCCTGACCAAACTAGAATTGTCGCCCTCAACGCACACAACTTCCTCAAAAACGGAGGGCATTTTGTCATCTCTATCAAG GCAAACTGCATTGACTCAACAGCAGCACCAGAGGCAGTGTTTGCAGCAGAGGTCAAGAAGATGAGTGCCGAGAACATGAAGCCCCAGGAACAGCTGACGCTGGAGCCATACGAGAGAGATCATGCTGTTGTCGTTGGCATCTACAG ACCACCCCCCAaacagaagaaatga